A stretch of DNA from Gimesia chilikensis:
TTCTGCGGATACACACTGCGGGCATAAGATCCCTGCTGACGCATTGGACCACCCGGATAATTGGCTGGAGGTTGTCCCTGCTGTTGCTGCTGCTGGGCTGTCGGTCCATAGGAATTCTGAGCAGGAGGTGCCTGCTGACGCCGGGGAGCACTGATGGAATCACTGTCCAGGTCAGAACCGTTACCACCGCCCCAGTATGGATCCAGATAGCCACCAGAATTGAAGCCGCGACCGCCTCCACGACTGTTCGAGTCGTAGTCACCGACCCGCAGGCCGTTCTGGTCAAACCGGTTCACGCTGCGACTGGTGCCATAGTAGCCTTCGACCACGAAGGGTTCGGGTGGTTCTTTTTCTTTGGGCTTTTCGGGGGTTTTGAGGCCCAGGATTTCATAGAGCGTCGCTTTGTCTGCATTGTTGACAGCCACACCACCATCCCCTTTACCCTCGGGGGTATAACTCATGGTGATTGCACCACGATCGCGGGCCAGAATCATGATGTTGGCCTGCTCGGGCGTCAGTTCCAGAGTCACATTGGTTCCCCGACGGGAGTTGCTGATCTGGGTATAACTGCGGTTAATCGCGATCACCCGCACCCCTTTAAACAGGGTTAATGTCATCCCGCCGTTCATACGTCTGTCGTTGTTCAATCCACTGGGGGTCATGTGCACGTCGACATATTCACCCGGCTTGATCAGGCCATCGACCAGATCGACTGTAGATTCGAGCGGCACAGAAATCGCCCGCATGCCGGGTTCTACTTTCAGTGGAGGTGTTTCACCAGCGGGGTAGAGCTGACTCGTGGAAATCGGGGTCGCTGCAGGAATGCGTTCCTTAACGACACGACCGACAATGACCTTATTCGAAGTCATCATTTCCGGCTTCAGGTTCTTGATGGCAATCGGACCCAGACCGAGGTGTTCTTCGGTGACCAGGGTACCCGGCTCCAACTCACTGATGGCCATGGGAATGTTTCGAGTTGCAACTGGCGGAGCTTCCTCTTTTCCTGCCAACAGTCTTTTACCGATATATGCTGCAATCAGGACACCGAAGACGCCAAACATCAACAGAGTCACTTTTGCAGGGGTCAGGCTTTTCACCGGATCAGTCTCCCGTATTTTAAATCAGCAAGGCAACTGCCTGGCTTCTAATCTTTCCCTCCCGTTACTTCGTCGGAGGGGTTTACGAATTCTTCCACTGTTTACTTTTCGAGCAGGTTCCCGAGGGAAGCCTACTCTTTAATCATTCTTGTTTCCGAGTACAGGTTCTGTCCCTTGAGGTTATAACCCACGGGCCAGAGCAGGTTGGGTGATGCGAGTGTCATGGGGATACTTACCGCCACCATGACCACATCACCCGAATGTTTTCCCATTTCCGTTTTAATCACGGCTCCCTGTCCCAGTTGGGGAGGCAGAATTTTTTTGACTTCCGCTTCCACGTTCTGCTGGGTGATGCCGGGCATAGTTGCCAGGCGGGCACCGATTCGGCTGGCTTCGACCACATCCGCCCGCGCGTAGAACAGGAGCGTAAACTCCACCAGCGCGAACAGAACGATTGCGAAGATCGGCAGAACCAGAGCCAGTTCCATGCTCAGGAATCCGCGATGTTTCAATCGCCGTTGTTTGTTTTGTTTGCGTTTGACTCTCATAGCAGAAATGCTTTCCTCAATTTCTTCTGGCTATGTGTGACTGTTTCGCAGGCTTACAGAACCGCTGCTTTGATAATCATCCAGGTTGTGACGCTCCAGGTCGCCAGAACCACGGGCAGAGCGAATGGCATGAATCCCCGTTCCCGCTTTTGTGCTTCCGTTTCCGGTTTGTATTTCTTTTTCTTGCCTGTGAACTGTTTACCAGTGGCCAGATACTTCTCTTTGGTTTTTCGAGCTCCCTTGGTGACCACGCTCCAGAACAGCAAGGCAGAGGAAGCGAGCACGACAAACACGGTTCCGACAATCATCACGGCAATCGTTGCTTTGAAACCCAGCCACATGGACAGGGCACCCATCATTTTCACATCACCGGCGGCACCACTGCCTGCCATCCAGATCAGAAAGAAGATGCCGAAACCAGCAATGAATCCGAGGAACCCATACAGCAGTCCTTCCCAGCCATTGAAGGCCAGCTGGTAAACGATTCCCAGCACAAAGAAGGGGACTGTCAGCACGTTGTAGATTCTGCGCGACTTATAGTCAGTGATGGCAGCGATGATCGTGAAGATCCCCACGCTGATGGCCATGACATACAGTGATAATTGGGTGAGCGGAAAATCCATCGGTTATCTTTTCAATCAAGTAGTCTGGTTTTGGGATTTCTGCCAGTTCAGGCAGCTCATATACGTATTATTTCCAGTCTGTCACATGACAGCAGATGTTGAAAATATACCTCACGTTTCTCTCCTGAAACTTTCAATCTGGAAAAATTCCACACCTTCACAGCTCTACCTGTTTTCAAAAAGCGACACCAATCCGGGGAATCATTGTGATCGCTGAAACTGACATAATCATCGCAGACAGCAGAACCCGTTGTGCACTGTTCAAATCCTGGTACCACCCCGAAGCGAGCTATCACTGATCTGTGGCTGTAACCACTGGCAAACTGAAATGAGCCACCTAAATCGTTACGAGGCTTGAGACTTCACCACTGGTATTTCCTCCCGCCGGTCAGGGGAGAAGATTTCGTGAAGAGCACAAAGAATTGTGAAATCGTAATCCTGACGGTTCGCGCTGCGCTGTACGATTCATAAAATAGGTAAAACCCGCTGAAGTGGTATGATCCGCATCATCGGACCGATTTTGCAGGTTTTTCCCTGCTGGTTGAACGGACCAGACGGAATCAGTGTCAGGAATAGCGACACTTACGCAGAATATCACGAGTCAAATGTGTTTCACGGAAGGATCAACAGTGCATTCCACGGAATTGCTTGAGGTGGCAGAGACCGCAGCTCGAAAGGGAGCGAAATGTCTGCAGGACTGGGTCAACGAATTTCGCGTTTCAGAAAAGGGACGTGCCGATCTGGTCACCGACGCCGACTTCGCTTCTCAGAAAGCGATTGTTGAGCATATCACCACACACTATCCCGATCATAAGATGCTGGGCGAAGAGGGACTGACCCGACATGAAGGGGACTCAGAGTATCGCTGGGTAATCGACCCTCTGGATGGAACATCCAATTACGTGCATGGCTTCCCTTACTACTGCGTCTCCATCGGCCTGGAGTATCAGGGAGATCTCATTCTGGGAGTGGTGTATGATCCCAATCGGGATGAGCTCTTTTCCGCGCTGCAGGGACACGGAGCGAAACTGAATGGAACGCCCATTTCACCTTCCCGCATTCCCTCCATGGATCAGGCCATGCTGGTAGCCAGTCTACCTGTCGGCACCAATGGACGAGATGTCTCCATTGATCGATTTCTGAAAGTACTTCCGGCAGCACAGACACTGCAACGTACCGGATCTGCGGCTTTGAATCTCTGTTACGTTTCTGCCGGTCGTATCGAAGGTTACTGGTCCAGTAATCTGAAGCCTTGGGATATGGCAGCAGGGGTCCTGATCTGCAGAGAGGCGGGCGGCCTGGTGACATCAATTGAGGATGCCAGTTTCACCATCGAAAACCCCAGTATCCTGGCGACAAATGGAACAAACATTCATTCTGATTTACAGTCATTGCTTACAACATAGGTTTTTTGGGCAGCTTTGAGATTACTGCTTTAATGTCCCCAAAAGACGACGTATGATAATAAGGGTCAACAGCATTTCTGATAACACAGGGTATACGTCTGACTACAAAAGGGCTGGTTGCAGGCTGACCAGACCAAATTCGTCAGCATACGCGGATGGAGCCGCCTGATGTCGAATTGATTCAGAGGTTTTCTGCTCCCAAAGTTGGGGATCAATTGACGAACATGTCACAGCTGAAACGTTTCATCTTAGTCGCAGCGGGTCTATGCGGGCTTTGCATGCTGATTCCACTGGAGTACGTGCATGCACAAGCTTCAGGGAGTGGTAGTTCTGCGCCCATGGAACGACCTGCTTCTCCTGCGTTTGACAGGGCACTACCCAGTTCCAGCCAGCCTGCGTCAACTGAAAAGCAGAACGGCACACTCCCTTCGGCAGCAGAACCGACAGGCAAACCGGCTGCAGATGAAGCAACTCAACAGGGGCTCTATATTCGTGGAGCCGATGGCCAGTTTTTACCACTGCCTAATCTCAACCTGGATCAGGTTCTGGAATATCTGAAACAGAAACAGACTCCCCAGACGACACCCTCGCCGGAGTATGCTGTCTCCTCAGTTTCGCTGCAGGGAAATATCAAAGAAGACCGTGCGATTCTTGATGCCCGCCTCGTGATCCTGATCAACGAAGCAGATCAGTGGGTGCGCGTGCCTCTGAAACTGAATGAATCTATTTTCCTGAAGACGAATTATAGCGGTGCTGGTGAGTCGAGCCCGGGAGGTTTCAACCGGACGGATGGTTATCTCTGGTGGTTCAAAGGCAAGGGAACTCACGAACTTAATCTGACATTGAGCGTGTCCCTCAAACAACAACTGCCTTCCCGGCGTCTGCAACTGGTCTTACCTCAGACCGCGGTCAGCAATCTCAAACTGACCGTTCCGCTTCCTCAGATCAGCCTCGAAGTTCCTACGGGAGTCGCCGTCTCCAAGAAGTCGCTGGATGACGATCAGAGCCAGATAGAACTGTTCGGCCTGGGGGAACAGTTGGATCTGTCCTGGCAGCCGATTCCCGATGAGAAAAAAGTCGACACGGTTCTTCAGGCCGAGACTTTGTTGACAACCGATTTCACAACCGATTCAGTATTACTCAATGCGACACAGTCCATCAAAGCCCTGACCGGCAGTTTCCAAAATGTGCAGGTCAAACTTCCCGAATCATTCCGACTGCTGGATGTGAAATGTGATGGCTATAAAAGCCATAAAGTGATCAAAGACAATCTGGTGGAAGTCTCACTGATTGAGCCCACGGTCGGACCGATTGAAGTGCAGTGGACTCTGGAGACTGATTTCCCCGAACAGAGTGGGAAATTCCTGATCGACGGATTCGAAGTCAGCCGTGCGAAGCGGCAGACCGGCTTGATCGATATCCAGACACTGGACGGGTATCGTATCTTTCGCATGGAAGGTCAGAACCGGTCGGTATATCAAATCAAAGCCAATCAGAAAGATCTGGACAGTTCCTATCGCTTCCTGAAACAGCCTTTCCAGTTACCGCTGAATATCGAGCGGGTGAAACCCTACTTTTCTGCAAAACCGTTTTACCTCGTGCAGATGTTTGGTAACCGGGCAGAACTGGATGCCCGCGTGCAGATCAATGTCTTTCAGGGGGCCCTCGATAAGGTGTCTCTCGACTGGCCGAATCGGACGGAGGAAGGCTGGGAGCTCGAACTGATGCAGGAGCCCTCGCTGACAGAAGCCATCGTAGT
This window harbors:
- the cpaB gene encoding Flp pilus assembly protein CpaB, whose amino-acid sequence is MKSLTPAKVTLLMFGVFGVLIAAYIGKRLLAGKEEAPPVATRNIPMAISELEPGTLVTEEHLGLGPIAIKNLKPEMMTSNKVIVGRVVKERIPAATPISTSQLYPAGETPPLKVEPGMRAISVPLESTVDLVDGLIKPGEYVDVHMTPSGLNNDRRMNGGMTLTLFKGVRVIAINRSYTQISNSRRGTNVTLELTPEQANIMILARDRGAITMSYTPEGKGDGGVAVNNADKATLYEILGLKTPEKPKEKEPPEPFVVEGYYGTSRSVNRFDQNGLRVGDYDSNSRGGGRGFNSGGYLDPYWGGGNGSDLDSDSISAPRRQQAPPAQNSYGPTAQQQQQQGQPPANYPGGPMRQQGSYARSVYPQNPSVGR
- a CDS encoding TadE/TadG family type IV pilus assembly protein translates to MRVKRKQNKQRRLKHRGFLSMELALVLPIFAIVLFALVEFTLLFYARADVVEASRIGARLATMPGITQQNVEAEVKKILPPQLGQGAVIKTEMGKHSGDVVMVAVSIPMTLASPNLLWPVGYNLKGQNLYSETRMIKE
- a CDS encoding prepilin peptidase, producing MDFPLTQLSLYVMAISVGIFTIIAAITDYKSRRIYNVLTVPFFVLGIVYQLAFNGWEGLLYGFLGFIAGFGIFFLIWMAGSGAAGDVKMMGALSMWLGFKATIAVMIVGTVFVVLASSALLFWSVVTKGARKTKEKYLATGKQFTGKKKKYKPETEAQKRERGFMPFALPVVLATWSVTTWMIIKAAVL
- a CDS encoding inositol monophosphatase family protein, producing the protein MHSTELLEVAETAARKGAKCLQDWVNEFRVSEKGRADLVTDADFASQKAIVEHITTHYPDHKMLGEEGLTRHEGDSEYRWVIDPLDGTSNYVHGFPYYCVSIGLEYQGDLILGVVYDPNRDELFSALQGHGAKLNGTPISPSRIPSMDQAMLVASLPVGTNGRDVSIDRFLKVLPAAQTLQRTGSAALNLCYVSAGRIEGYWSSNLKPWDMAAGVLICREAGGLVTSIEDASFTIENPSILATNGTNIHSDLQSLLTT